The window GTGCGGCGAATTCCGGAGTCGGCAACCCGAACAGGTTCGACATCGCCGTGCGCGATGGAGCGGGGCAATGGCAGGATGCGGCATCCGAAGCTGCGTCCGTGGTGCTCAGTCCCACCACGGGAACGGCCTTCTCGGAGACGACACCGGTGACATTCGAGGCCACGTTCCTCAATCGAGCGCCCGGCGTCGCGGGAGACCTGACCGTGAAGCTCTGGGATCCCGATCCGTCGGCTACGGCAGACCTGTTCGAGCATCTCCGCTTCACGTTGTATCTCGACGGATCCTCGACGCCGGCCGTCACCGGCGCGACGGCGGCCGAGGTGAACGCTGCTGGTCTTCTCTTCTCCGACGTTCAGCCGGGAGGAGAGCACCGGGTCACCGTCTCTGCGACCCTTGCCGCCGGGAGCGGGCTCTCGGTGCTCGGAAAGACGACAGCGGTCGGAGTCAAAGCGGAAGGAGAAAGCCGATGATTGGTAGAACGCGCTTGCGAGGCGCAGTGACGGTCTTCGTTGCAGCTCTCCTGATGAGCGCGGCTCCATCAGCCGCGCAGGCAGCACAGGATCTTATTGACGCCACCCCGGCATCGGTCAGCATCACCGCGCCCGCGCCCGGTGAGACGGTCACGTGGGACATGTCGGTGCGCAACCTCACCTCCGGAGCTCTTCCGATCGAGCTGAGCATCTCCGGTGATGATGGTCGTCTCCTCCAGGGTCCGACGCCCATCATGATCACGATCCGCGAAAGCGGGACGTCGCTCGTGGTCGCGGAGGGCAGCCCACAGGAGCTGCTCGGGAGCTCATGGGAGCTCCCCTCGCTCGTCGGAGGCGCAGAGTATGCGCTCGTCGGCTCGGCGACCCTGCCGCAGAACGCGGACAACTCCTACCAGGCCGCCTCGGCGACCCTCGACTTCAGGTTCACCGCCGTGTCCTCTGAAGGACCGACCGCGTTGGCGATCACGGGTAGCGACCTCGTCGGCGTCGTGGGGGTCGTTGCGGTCGGCGCGGTCGCCGTGCTTTCGGGACTCTGGCTTACTCTCTCGCGTCGGCGAAAGGAAACCCACGCATGACGAACATCACTCGACGCCGCGCGCTGGCCCTGCTGGCTCTGGCGCTGGCCGGAGTGACGGTGGGTGCATCGGTGATCCCGAGTGCCGCCGCCTATCGCGATGATGCCTTCGCTCGCACGGATGCCATCGGTGTGGTCGCCGCGCCTCCCGTCACACCCGGTCTGTCTCGCAACTCGCGCATGGTCGACACGGGTCTCGGCCTATCGACCGACGGAAAGGTGTATGTCTGGGGCCTCACGTCTCTGAACATCAACGGCGGGGCGGCGAACGCCGGCGGCCAGCGGCCGCCGCAGCAGGTGCCGTTCCCGGCCGGCACGACCATCTCGCAGGTGAGTGGCATGATCTACGAGGCAAACGCGCTCGATTCCTCCGGTCACATCTGGGGCTGGGGTCTGACCGACGTGCGCAACGGCACCGACTCCAGCCGGACGGGCAATGCTCCTCAGCGTGTGCGCATAGGCACCGCCTGGAACGGCACGGGGCCCCTGCTTGACTCGGTTGTGGCCCTCTCGACCACGGAGACAGCCGGAGCCGCCATCAGATCCGATGGAACGGTCTGGCACTGGGGATACCCCGACGGCTATGGCGGGAACAGTGGCGCTGGCGCGAGCAAGCTCGCGGGCTTGCCCGACCCGACGATCGCGGGTCAGCGCCCCGTCTACCTCAAGGGCGCCTACACGAACTTCTTCGTGATCCTCGAGAACGGCGACGTGTACTACTGGGGAGGCACGCCGACCAACAGCCTTCCTCCAGGAACGCCGAATGCCGGCGCGAACGCCACCAAGGTGAGCGCTCTCTCCTCATGGATGAAGAGCAACGTCGCCGCCGGCTCCCCCTACATCGTGGCCGTTGATGGCGGGATCGGGATGGGTGCCGCTCTGCTCTCCAACGGGACTGTGGTCAGCTGGGGCTCCAATTCGACGCGGACCGGGCGAGGCGGTCCGACCTCACCCGCTGTCATCCCCACGTTGAGCGGCATCGTTTCGATGCAGTTCGGATACACCGGGGCGGTCTTCATGGACAACCAGAACCGGCTCTGGGGCTACGGAGCATCGGACGACTACGGCGCAAACCCGCAGCTGCCGGCCATCCTCGATTCGAACATCGTCCAGTACGCCGCGGGCCAGGGCTATTACCTCTGGCAGCGAGCCGATGGCACCTTCTGGGGCCGCGGCTACAACCCCCAGGGAGCGATCGGTCTGCCGGTCGGCACGCAGACGACGAATCGACAGATCCTCTTCTCGGGTCAGAACGTCCTGCAGGTGGTGGCGAAATGAGGGCGGCGATGACCAGGCGCCGCGCGCGACTGCGGAAGGTGCGGCGGTGGGATGCAGCCCGCGCCGCGGTCGCCGCGGGAGCTCTGCTGCTCGCGGGGCTGGGGGTTTCCAGCGCCGCGCTCACCGACCAGGCGAATCTCAACCTCGGCACCGCGGGAGTGGGGTTCGCGGGAGTCTTCGACATCGCCGTGGTCACCCCTGGCGGTCTCGTGGAGCAGGCGACCGAGCCCACCGGGTACGACTGGGTGGTCGCCGACGCGGATCAGCTCGTCCCGGGCCATGAGATATCGACGAACATCTCCGTGTTCAACAACACGGAACGACTCGCCGCCGACGTGACTTTCGCCGTCGTGCTACGAAACGGCGACGGCGCTGTGTCTCCCAGTGTGCCGAACATCACACCGCTGCTGCGCTTCAGCGCGGTGAACGCCGCGGGGGATCCGCTGTTCACAGACGTGAGCTGGGACCAAGCGACTGCCTCTTTGGGGACACTCGCCGCACGAGATCTCGACCCGCTCGCCGATGGCGACCCGTACGTCGCCGGCGCTGCCGGAACCGCAACATCCTTCACCTTGACCATCGCCTATCCGGATGCCCCGGGAGTGGAGAACTACAACGGTGGGCAGGCAGCACTGGGTATCCGTTTCCACTCGAGCTCGGTGACTCCGTGAGTCGACGTCGAGGAGATGGCTTTGCGGCGAGTCGGGGTCTGCGCATCTACGGTGCGATCAGATCCGGCGTCCTCACGCTCGCAGGTGTGCTCGGTGCTGCGTGCATCGCGGTGTTCCTTCTCGCGCTCTTGACCGGAGTGCGACCGGTCGTCGTAATCTCCGGGTCGATGGCTCCAGGCATCCCGGTCGGATCGGTCGTGTTCACACAGGAGGTGTCCGCCAGGGACATCGTCGTGGGGGACATCGTCACGGTCCAGAGGCCGAGAGATCTCGGGTTGGTGACGCACCGCGTGGTCGAGGCGACACCGGTCGGCGGCGAAGGAGCATCGCTGGTTCTGCGCGGCGACGCGAACGAGACAGATGATCCGCAGCCGTATGAGGTCGCGACGGTCGGCAAGTATCTGTTCCACATCGTCGGTTTGGGGTACATCACCCTCGCACTCCAGAGCGGAAGCGGCTGGTTCATCATCGGCGGCGTCGCCGTCTTCCTCCTCGGACTGTTCGTCCTCGACCCGGGACGGCTCGGTACCACGCGTGCGCCGGGTGAGCAGAGGGAATCGGGTGGCGTCGTCGAGGAGACGCGCGCGAGCCGCAAGGCGGGAACGTGAGCGAAACGGCGGCACCGCACCCGTCGGATCCTGATCACGACGACGATCGTCAGACGAGTTCCAGGGATATCGGGGGGGCGGAGGAGGCGGGTTTGCTGAGCGCCGTGCTCGACGATCCCGTCGAGGCCTCTCGACTCGTCGACGAGCTGGTCGCGCGCGGCGCGCATATCGGCGGAGGTCTCGATGTTCTGCATCGCACAGCGCTGCTCGACAGGCTCGCCGGCCCGGTGCCGACAGGGGCGTGGCCTTCGATCGCTGCGTGGGATGACCCGGCGGATGAGGACATCGATGCGTTCCTGGTGGGAGGGGTGATCTTTCACCGTCGCCGCGGAGATCTCGTCGAGGCGGCGGCATTCGCAGACTCGCTGCGCGAGCGGCTCGAGCACAGGCCGGTCGGCGATCGAGTCGACACCGACGCTCTCATGCGAGCGGAGATCGCCCTCACCGAGGTGCTGCGGGGTCGATTCCGGGAGGCTGCCCGCGAAGCTGAGCGCGCCTTGCGGATTGCGGGAAGGGAACACCGCCGACTCCGGCGTCATCTCCTGGCGGTCCTCGCGCTCGCCCACGCAGCGGGCGGAGAGCTGAACGCCGCCGCTGATGCGATCGCGAGAGCTGAGAAGATCCTCGCAGGAAGCGGCTGGCTGGTGCGCGTCGATGACGAGCGGTTGCTTCTCGCCCGCGCGCTGATGGCGGTGGAACGGGCTGATCCCGGCGCCGGTCGTCTGCTCTCCCGCTTGAGCGACGATGTGCTCGACGAGTTGTGGCCTCTGCTCCTGCTCGCTCGGGCGCGATGGACGCTCAGCCGCGACGATGGAGAGGCTGCGGCGCAGCTGCTGGACGAAGCCGTTCCCAGCTCGCGCATCGTGATGCCGGGCTCGCTCGGATGGGATGTCTTGCGAAGTCAGCGATTCCTTCTTCGCGCTCTTCTGGGCAAGGATCCGGAAGGCGACGGCATGATCCTCGAGGAGACTCGCGACTCCCCGCTGTCGTTCTGCGCACTGCTGGCGATGGAGGCAACGCACGCGGTGGCGGTCCGCCATGCGCAACGACTCCTCGACGACGGCGAGCTCGGAGCGGCGACGCGCGCGGAGCTTCTCCTCATCCTCTCGACGAAGACGCAAGGCATCCCCGCACAAGCAGCCCTCCAGGAAGCGGCCGAGATCGTGCAGCGCGAGCGGTTGGAGAGACTGCGTCTCGTCTATCGCGATGTCGACCAGACACCGACACGAGGAGGCGGATCGCGCCAACCGGTCTCGCGGTCCGGAGCCGTCCTCAGCCGGCGTGAGCGGGTCGTTCTCGCTCGGATCGCGGAGGGTGACACGGTGGAGGAAGCTGCTGCGACGCTTCGCGTCAGCGCGAACACCGTGAAGACACAGCTCAAGTCGATCTATCGGCGTCTCGGGGTCGCATCGCGAACCGAGGCGATCGCTGAGGCGGCGCGGCGAGGCATCATCGACAGGGTCAACGAACGCCCCGATCCGCGCTGACCGGCTCGGGCTACGCCGTGGCCGGCTCCGACTCCCCCGCCACGATGTCGTCGGCGTTGACGGCGATCCACTCCAGCAGCGGCAGCATGCGCGCCATGAGGTCCCGGCCCCGATCAGTCAACCGGTACTCGACGTGGGGCGGCACCGTGGGAAACGACTCCCGCTCGACGAAGCCGTCCGCGGTGAGCTGACGCAGCGTCGATGCGAGCATCTTCTCGCTGATGCCGTCGACGGCGCGTCGAAGCTCGCTCCAACGGAGCGTTCCGCCCACGAGCGCCGAGAGCACGAGCACGCCCCACCGGCTCATCACGTGGTCGAGCACCGTTCTCGTGGGGCACGCGTGCGTGAACAATCCCTCGGGCAGGGCCTGTAATTTCACAAAACTCACCATGACGTGGGTACCTTACTCCAAAGTGGGTACCTGACAAAGGGAATGTCTCAGGCGGAAGGTGGGCTTACCCCCACGTACCGGATCGAAAGGACACCCCATGACCGTTCTCGTCACCGCCGCCAGCGGACACCTCGGCCGCCTCATCGTCGAAAGCCTGCTCGCCCGCGGCGTCGCCGCATCCGACGTCGTCGCAGGCTCCCGCAGCCTCGACAAGGTCGCCGACCTCGCCGAGCGCGGCGTGCGCACCGCCGTCGTCGACTACGACGCACCCGAAACCCTCGACGCCGCATTCGCCGGGATCGACCGCGTCGTGCTCGTCTCGGGCTCCGAGGTGGGCAAGCGTCTCGCCCAGCACCAGGCGGTCATCGACGCCGCCGTGGCCGCGAAGGTCGGGGGGCTGATCTACACGAGCCTCTACCACGCGACGACGAGCCCGCTGCCGCTGGCTGCGGAGCACGTCGCGACGGAGGAGGCGCTCGCCGCATCCGGCCTGCCCCACACGATCCTCCGCAACAACTGGTACATCGAGAACTACGCGCAGGATGTTGCCCGTGCCGCCGAATCGGGCGTGATCGCCGCCGCCGTCGCCGACGGGAAGGTCGCGGCCGCCGCCCGTGCGGACTTCGCCGAGGCGGCCGCGGTCGTCGCGACGGACGATGCCTACCTCGGGCGCGTGCTCGAGCTCGCCGGTGACGTGGCGTTCGGCTACGCCGATCTCGCCGCTGCCGCAACGGAGATCCACGGGCGCGACGTGACGTATGTGGCTCTGTCCGAGGAGCACCTGCTCGAGGCTCTGCGTGGCGCCGGGCTGGATGAGGGAACGGCCGGCTTCGTCGCCGCGCTGGACGCGGGAATCGCCGCGGGCGCTCTCGACTCCCAGGACCACACGCTGTCGCAGCTCATCGGCCGCCCGACCACATCGCTCGTCGAGGGGCTCCGCGCCGCGCTCTGACGCCGGAACGACGAAGGGGCACCCGCGCGATGCGGGTGCCCCTTCGTCATGAGGGCTCTCAGTACCAGTTGGTGGCCTGCGAGTGGCCCCACGCCGCGCACGGCGTGCCGTAGGCACGGTCGATGTAGTCCAAGCCCCAGCGGATCTGCGTGATCGCGGAGGTCTGCCAGTCGTCGCCGGCCGAGGCCATCTTCGATCCTGGCAGCGCCTGCGGGATGCCGGTCGCACCGCTCCCGTCGTTGTACGCCTGGTAGTTCCAGCTCGATTCGCGCTGCCACAGCGACTCGAGGCACGAGAACTGATCGTCACCCCAGCCGTAGTTCTCAGCCGCCATCGTGCGGGCCGCGGCACGAGCGCCGTCGGGCGTGTTGGCCTGCGCGAGCGCCGCAGCAGCCGCTTCGGCGGCGGCCTGCTGCTCGGCGGCGACACGGGCGTCGTAGGCATCCCGCTCGGCGGTGACGCGAGACGTCGCATCGCGCAGCACGGTGATGGACGCTTCGGCGACCGCATCCGAGAGCTCTGTGGACGAGCTCAATCGGGCGATCTCCTTGTCGAGCGTCGTGGTGTCGGCCTTCCCGACCGCCGAAGCGGAGACGGAGCGCGCCAGCGTGAGGTAGAGCGACGCATCGAGGTCGATCGCGCGCGGTGCGGGATCGGCGGGAGGGGTGGAGGCCGACGGGGTCGGCGTGGGAGCCGCGTCGTCGGAGGCTGCGAACGCTGCCGTGGGAAGAAGGAGGGGGACGGCCACCACGAGGGCGGCAGCGCTCAACAGGGCGCGACGAAAGCGGGGCATAGGGCTCCAGGGTCAAGCGGCCTGCCTGACGCGGGGCACGGAGAACGCGCGGGCGCGAGGGACGTCGGGGACGATCACGCGCTGCGCCAGCAGGGTGGACAGGCCCCGTCGTCGGGGCTGCCGCCGTGCGAGTTCGGGCTCGCGGGCGACCTGCACACGGTAGGGGGGCTTTCTGGACGAACCGTGGCAGGACCCTGGGCGTGCGGTGTATGCGCTCGCATCCTTCCCCGCGTCGAACCCATCCCGCGAGACTGCATCTCCGTCACGAGATCACCGTCATTACCCGTGATCTCGTGCGCGAGATGCAGTCTCGCGGCCCTGAGAGCGGACGCCGCGCGGATGCGCGGCTAGCCGATGAGGGAGGGGGCCAGGTCGCGGAGGGTGCGCTTGTGCGTCATCCGTGTGACACCCAGCGCGGCGAGCACCAGGGCGCCCAGCATCCAGGTGAGGAGCACGGTGATGTCGCTGCCGATCCGGGCGATGTCACCGCCGTACATGAGCTGTCTCATCGCGTCGACGACGAAGCCCATCGGCAGCACGTGATGCAGCCCCGTCAGCGGTGCCGGGAGCGTCTGCCATGGGAACGTCCCGCCCGCCGTCACGAGCTGCAGGACCATGAGCACGAGACCCAGGAACTGGCCGACCGACCCGAACCACACGTTCAGCGCCAGGATGATCGCCGCGTACGTCAGCGAGGCGAGCACCATGATGCCGAGCGTCGCGAGCGGGTTCGCGAACGTGAAGCCGAGCGCGAGCGACAGCACGCCGAACAACGCGATCATCTGGATGCCGCCCAGAAGTCCCGGTGTCAGCCACCCCGCCAGGGTGATGCGGACGGGGGAGTGCAGCGCCGTGACCGCCCGGCGCGAGATCGGCTTCACGATCAGGAACAGCGCGTAGATGCCGATCCAGCCCGCGAGCGAGGCGAAGAAGGGGGCGAGCCCCGCGCCGTAGTCCGCCGCCGCCGCGACCTTGCTCGATTCCACATCCACGGGATCGGCGATCGTGTCGGCCTGCTTTTCGCGCAGCGCCGCGTCGGAGTCGGGGATCTGCGCCACGCCGTCGGCGAGCCCGCTCGAGAGCTGATCCGCGCCGTCGTCCAGCTGGGCCAGACCAGAGGTGAGCGTGCCGGTGCCGTCGCGGAGCGCGGCCGCACCGTCGGCCGCGGACGCTGCGCCGTCGGCGAGCTGCGCCGCCCCGCTCGCAAGACTCGCCGCTCCCTGCGACACCTGCGCAGCGCCGGCGTTCAGCCGGTCGATCTGACTCACGGCGGACTGCACCCGGTCGTTCGCGGACGACACGTCGCCGCCGAGGGTGTCGAGTCGCGCGAGCACGGCGTCGATCTCGTCGGGAGTGAGCCCGCGCGCGGCGAGCTCGTCGGCGATCGCGGAGCGGATGGCGGGCAGATCGTTCACCAGGCCCTGCGATGCCGAGGCCGCGCGGTCGGCGTATCCGTCGAGCGTCGCCGTGCCCGCCGCCACCTGGCTCGCGCCGTCGGCGAGCTGCGACGCTCCGCCGGCGAGTTGGGAGGCGCCGGAGGAGAGCTGGGCCGTCCCGTCGGCGAGCTGGGAGGCGCCGTCGCCGAGCTTCTGGGATCCTGCCAGAGCGGATGCTGCGCCGTCGGCCAGCTGGGAGGCGCCGTCGGCCGCGGTGACGAGATTGCCCCGGATGTCGCTGATCGCCGTCAACAGACGGTTCGCGGCCTGGGTGCCGACCAGCTTGGCCACCGAGGCGCGGATCTTCTCGATCGCCTGGGAGCCGATCGTGGAGGCGAGGTAGTTGTTCGCGTCGTTGGTCGACAGCTCCAGCCCCGCCTGGCGCGGCGAGGTCCCGGCAGCCGACTGCAGGGCGTCGGAGAAGTCGGCCGGGATCGTGACGGTGAAGTCCACGGCGCCGTGCTTCAGGGCGTCCTGGGCGCCCTCGGCGCTCATCCGCTGCCAGTCGAACGTGCCGTCCTTCACGAGGTTGTCCGCGACCTCGTCGCCGTAGTTCGTGGTCTCGCCGTTCTCGGTCACGCCCGCATCCAGCACGACGAGACCGACGGGCACCTGGTCGAGGCGGCCGTACGGATCCTGGTTGGCCCACAGGTACAGGCCGCCGTAGAGCACCGGCACGCACATGAGGGCGATCAGGGCGATGACCGACATCTTCGTGGACGTCAGTCGGCGCAGTTCCGCCGTGATCATCGCGGGAACCTTCATCGCGCCACCTCCGCCTCATCCATCTCGGCCCGCTCGGCGCGGCCCGCGAGAACCGCACCGGCCGCCTGGCCGGCGATCACCAGCACGGCGAGTCCGCGGCCGGCGAACTCCTCCGCGAGCTCCCACCACACGCGCGGATCGCCGCCGTGTCGGTCGGGGGAGACGAGTACGAGGGCCTCCACATCCGGACGCAGCACGCTGAGCTCCAGCAGGATGCGCAACCGATCGGCGGGAGCGACGTCGGCGATGGGGGTGCGCGAGATCTCCAGCAGGCCGGCCTCGGTGAGCCACGCCTTCGTCGCGATCGGGTTCGAGGGTCTCCCCGCGAACATGAGCTCCTCGGACACGACCGTGAACACCGTGACGTTGGGAGCGGGATCCGACACGTCGGGCGCGTCGACGAGGGCGACCTTGCGGCGCACCGCGGAGTTGTCCTCCGCGCCGCCGATCAGCACGACTCCGGTGTCGGGCCGCATGCGCCCGCTCGCGATGAGTCCCAGAACCGTGGGGCGCTGCTCGGTCTCCGCGGTCGCGAGTCTCGCGCTCCCGCTCTCGTAAGCGAGCGACACGGGCGCCAGCGCCTGGCCGCCACGCCCCTTGCTGACGGTGATCGCCTCGACGCGCATCAGTCCTCCTCCGCGAGCTCGGGGTGGGTCTCGAGCAGCGCGTCCGTCTCGCGCCAGGAGAGTCCGGCGATACTGAGCACGGTACGCACCGCGAGGCCGCGCGCGTGAGAACTCGCCGCATCGATACGGGTGATCACCATGCGCGCCGCCTCCTCGATGAGTCGCGCGAGCGTCGCTGCGGTCAGGTCCGTGCGCAGCGTCCCGGCATCCTGTCCCTCGCGCACGATCGCCATCAGGCGGCGACGCACGGGGGCGAGGATGTAGGCGGTCTGCTCGATGTGCGCGTCGTCGAGCGCGAGGGATGCGGCGACCTGCACCTGCGCGGCCTCGTCCCAGAGGCGAGCCGTCAGTCGAGCGAGAGCGAGGGGCGCCGGCTCGTCGGTGATCGTCTCGGCAGCGAGGGCGTTGAAACGCTCAGCCCCGGAGCGGACGAGTTCGGCCACGAGGGCGCCGCGGTCGGGGAAGTGGCCGTACACGGCGCGGCGGCTGACGCCTGCAGCCTCGGCGATCGAGGCGATGGAAGCGTGCGGATCGCGCGCGATCAGAGAAGTGGCGGCCTCGACGAGCGCCGCGCGGTTGCGCAGGGCGTCAGGGCGCGACGAAACAGCGGTGGGCATGACGGGAAGTCTACGCCCAAAACTGCACACTGGTGTGCAGTTTTTCGCTCAGTCGGTTCCGGAGTCGAAAGCGGAGGCCTCGTTGACCGCATCCGTCGCCTCGGCGAGATCCTCGCGCTCGGCGTCGTAGGGCTCCGCGTGCTCGACGATCTCGTCCGCGGCACCGCGCCGCAGCTCGCCCATCAGCGCGCCGGTCGCGCCGCCGATGAGCCCCAGACCCGCGTACTGCTCGAGACGTGCGCGCGAGTCCTGGATGTCCAGGTTGCGCATCGTGAGCTGCCCGATGCGGTCGGTGGGCCCGAACGCCGCGTCGCCCACGCGCTCCATCGACAGCTTCTCCGGTCCGTAGGACATGTGGGGAGCGGTCGTGTCGAGCACCGAGTAGTCCTCGCCGCGGCGCAGACGCAGGGTCACCTCGCCCGTGATGGAGGATCCGACCCATTTCTGGATCGACTCGCGCAGCATGAGCGACTGCGGCTCCAGCCAGCGCCCCTCGTACATCAGGCGGCCGAGACGGCGTCCCTGCTCGTGGTATGTCGCGAGGGTGTCCTCGTTGAGGATCGCGTTGACGAGACGCTCGTAGGCGATGAACAGCAGCGCCATGCCGGGCGCCTCGTAGATGCCGCGCGACTTGGCCTCGATGATGCGGTTCTCGATCTGGTCGCTCATGCCCAGGCCGTGACGTCCGCCGATGCGGTTCGCCTCGAACACGAGCTCGACCGGATCGGTGTACTCGACGCCGTTGAGGGCGACGGGGCGCCCGCGCTCGAAGGTGACCGTCACGTCCTCCGTGGCGATCTCCACGGCCGGGTCCCAGAACCGCACGCCCATGATGGGCTCCACGGTCTCCAGCGACACGTCGAGGTGCTCGAGCGTCTTGGCCTCGTGCGTCGCGCCCCAGATGTTCGCGTCGGTCGAGTACGCCTTCTCGGCGCTGTCACGGTACGGGAAGTCATGCGCGACGAGCCACTCGCTCATCTCCTTGCGACCACCCAGCTCGGTGACGAAGTCCGCATCCAGCCACGGCTTGTAGATGCGCAGCGCGGGGTTGGCGAGCAGGCCGTAGCGGTAGAACCGCTCGATGTCGTTGCCCTTGTAGGTGGAACCGTCGCCCCAGATGTCGACGCCGTCCTCCTTCATGGCGCGAACCAGGAGGGTCCCCGTCACCGCACGGCCGAGGGGCGTCGTGTTGAAGTAGGTGCGTCCGCCGCTGCGGATGTGGAAGGCGCCGCAGGCGAGCGCCACGAAGCCCTCCTCGACCAGCGCGGTCTTGCAGTCGACCAGCCGCGAGACCTCCGCGCCGTACTGCAGTGCACGGCCCGGGATCGACGCGATGTCGTCCTCGTCGGGCTGGCCGAGGTCTCCCGTGTAGGTGCAGGGTACGGCGCCCTTGTCGCGCATCCACGCGACGGCGACGGAGGTGTCGAGGCCTCCGGAGAACGCGATGCCGACGCGCTCGCCGACGGGCAGGGACTGCAGGACCTTGGACATGCTCTCGATTCTACTGAGCCGACGGATGCGGCCCGTGCCGCCGGGTGCTGTGGACTGTCGTCCTGTGCCGTGCTGCGAGCTCCGACTACTCGCCGAATGCGCACACGTTCACCGAGTGCGCATTCGATCGGATGCTCGGTCGGCGAAAGGATGCTCGCTCGACGCTGAATGGACCCGGCGGCCGCGCTCAGCCGACGGTCACGCCCGTGATGGTGACCGGGGTCTTGGGCTTCCCGTCGCCGCCGCCGCTGTCGGTGCCGGCTGCGGCGATCTGCTGCACGACGGCGATGCCGGCCGCATCCATCTGCCCGAACACCGTGTAGTCCGGATCCAGGCGGGTGTCCTCGTAAACGAGGAAGAACTGCGAGCCGTTCGTGCCGGGGCCGGCGTTGGCCATGGCGACGGTTCCGGCGGGGTACGTCTCGGATCCGTCGAGCTCGTCGCCATAGCGGTAGCCGGGTCCGCCCATTCCGGTCGCTGTGGGATCGCCGCACTGCAGGACGAAGATGCCGGAGGTCGTGAGCCGGTGGCAGTTCGTGTCGGTGTAGTAGCCCTGGGTGGCGAGGGAGACGAAGCTGTTCACCGTGCAGGGGGTGCGGTCCGCATCCATGCCGATCGGGATGTCGCCCGCGGAGGTCTGCAGCGTCACCGCGACGGTGCCGGTGACCGCGGGCTCGGTCGGCGGTGCGGTCACGTCGCGTGCGGCGGCGCCACCGGCGGAGTAGGTGCAGGTACCGGCCGTCTCTGTTGCAGCAGACGGGGCCGTGCTCTGGGCGGTGAGGGCGGGGGCGGGGGCCGCGCTCGCGCACCCGGCAAGGAGGGCGAGGGCGGCGACGGCGAGGGGGAGAGCGAGGAGTCGGGCACGCATGCAGTCAGCGTATCCGTGCGCATGGGATTCGCGATGTGGCCCTCGTGGATCCGGCCAGGGTGCTCCGCCGTCGCGGGGTGCGGTGTGGGCGGGACGCCGGATGCGAACTGCCACACTTCTGCGCACCCGCCACAGTTGTTCTCAGGCGCGGGTGCGCAAAAGTGTGGCGTTTGCGCACCCGCGACGCAACTCGGGCAAAGGGGGTGACCGGTGCGCGGGGTCAGCGGGGGAGGCGGGGGACCGCGGCGACCAGCTCGCGGGCGTAGGGGGTCTCGGCGGCGGTGAGGATGCGGGCGGTCGGCGCCTCCTCCACGACACGGCCGTGCTGCAGCACCACCGTCCGCTCGCACAGGGCGGCGACGGCACCGAGGTCGTGCGAGACCATCATCAGGGCGAGGCCCGTCTCCTCGCGCAGGCGGGCGAGGAGCTCGATGACCTGCACGCGTGTGGTCACATCCAGCGCGCTCACCGGCTCGTCGGCGAGGAGCACGCGCGGACGCGACACGATCGCCCGGGCGATCGCGATGCGCTGGCGCTGGCCGCCCGAGAACTCGTGCGGATAGCGCTCGAGGGTGTCCGGGGACAGCCCCACGGCGGCGACCGACT is drawn from Microbacterium binotii and contains these coding sequences:
- a CDS encoding signal peptidase I; translated protein: MLGAACIAVFLLALLTGVRPVVVISGSMAPGIPVGSVVFTQEVSARDIVVGDIVTVQRPRDLGLVTHRVVEATPVGGEGASLVLRGDANETDDPQPYEVATVGKYLFHIVGLGYITLALQSGSGWFIIGGVAVFLLGLFVLDPGRLGTTRAPGEQRESGGVVEETRASRKAGT
- a CDS encoding helix-turn-helix transcriptional regulator, with product MLSAVLDDPVEASRLVDELVARGAHIGGGLDVLHRTALLDRLAGPVPTGAWPSIAAWDDPADEDIDAFLVGGVIFHRRRGDLVEAAAFADSLRERLEHRPVGDRVDTDALMRAEIALTEVLRGRFREAAREAERALRIAGREHRRLRRHLLAVLALAHAAGGELNAAADAIARAEKILAGSGWLVRVDDERLLLARALMAVERADPGAGRLLSRLSDDVLDELWPLLLLARARWTLSRDDGEAAAQLLDEAVPSSRIVMPGSLGWDVLRSQRFLLRALLGKDPEGDGMILEETRDSPLSFCALLAMEATHAVAVRHAQRLLDDGELGAATRAELLLILSTKTQGIPAQAALQEAAEIVQRERLERLRLVYRDVDQTPTRGGGSRQPVSRSGAVLSRRERVVLARIAEGDTVEEAAATLRVSANTVKTQLKSIYRRLGVASRTEAIAEAARRGIIDRVNERPDPR
- a CDS encoding winged helix-turn-helix transcriptional regulator gives rise to the protein MVSFVKLQALPEGLFTHACPTRTVLDHVMSRWGVLVLSALVGGTLRWSELRRAVDGISEKMLASTLRQLTADGFVERESFPTVPPHVEYRLTDRGRDLMARMLPLLEWIAVNADDIVAGESEPATA
- a CDS encoding SDR family oxidoreductase, with the protein product MTVLVTAASGHLGRLIVESLLARGVAASDVVAGSRSLDKVADLAERGVRTAVVDYDAPETLDAAFAGIDRVVLVSGSEVGKRLAQHQAVIDAAVAAKVGGLIYTSLYHATTSPLPLAAEHVATEEALAASGLPHTILRNNWYIENYAQDVARAAESGVIAAAVADGKVAAAARADFAEAAAVVATDDAYLGRVLELAGDVAFGYADLAAAATEIHGRDVTYVALSEEHLLEALRGAGLDEGTAGFVAALDAGIAAGALDSQDHTLSQLIGRPTTSLVEGLRAAL
- a CDS encoding YhgE/Pip family protein, with product MKVPAMITAELRRLTSTKMSVIALIALMCVPVLYGGLYLWANQDPYGRLDQVPVGLVVLDAGVTENGETTNYGDEVADNLVKDGTFDWQRMSAEGAQDALKHGAVDFTVTIPADFSDALQSAAGTSPRQAGLELSTNDANNYLASTIGSQAIEKIRASVAKLVGTQAANRLLTAISDIRGNLVTAADGASQLADGAASALAGSQKLGDGASQLADGTAQLSSGASQLAGGASQLADGASQVAAGTATLDGYADRAASASQGLVNDLPAIRSAIADELAARGLTPDEIDAVLARLDTLGGDVSSANDRVQSAVSQIDRLNAGAAQVSQGAASLASGAAQLADGAASAADGAAALRDGTGTLTSGLAQLDDGADQLSSGLADGVAQIPDSDAALREKQADTIADPVDVESSKVAAAADYGAGLAPFFASLAGWIGIYALFLIVKPISRRAVTALHSPVRITLAGWLTPGLLGGIQMIALFGVLSLALGFTFANPLATLGIMVLASLTYAAIILALNVWFGSVGQFLGLVLMVLQLVTAGGTFPWQTLPAPLTGLHHVLPMGFVVDAMRQLMYGGDIARIGSDITVLLTWMLGALVLAALGVTRMTHKRTLRDLAPSLIG
- a CDS encoding TetR/AcrR family transcriptional regulator — translated: MPTAVSSRPDALRNRAALVEAATSLIARDPHASIASIAEAAGVSRRAVYGHFPDRGALVAELVRSGAERFNALAAETITDEPAPLALARLTARLWDEAAQVQVAASLALDDAHIEQTAYILAPVRRRLMAIVREGQDAGTLRTDLTAATLARLIEEAARMVITRIDAASSHARGLAVRTVLSIAGLSWRETDALLETHPELAEED